The Pelobates fuscus isolate aPelFus1 chromosome 2, aPelFus1.pri, whole genome shotgun sequence genome has a segment encoding these proteins:
- the LOC134585969 gene encoding uncharacterized protein LOC134585969 yields the protein MAFTPYRRLRGSYVPETKIMYCAMLSGVVILPLILFLECHYEYKSMGSLKPVCFWRKDSDMMNNSSIPPAQLGLSPSSSIRHTRSLKNLSPPPFYQHVICNYSFTEHIWMNWTNSNPYKYQLPIWNVSTANETDALCLFEGSRKIVRSYNAEMCTVKVAYQCKQTGLITFNNDYITGTINWRRGRMLVIMNDTVIENHTLPYICTPYYCPLSSTIEPKVNNDTHTYSVHMY from the exons ATGGCTTTTACACCATATCGTAGATTGAGAGGATCATACGTACCTGAGACCAAGATTATGTATTGCGCTATGCTTTCTGGAGTTGTTATACTCCCTCTGATATTGTTCCTTGAATGCCATTATGAGTACAAGTCAATGGGAAGTTTGAAACCTGTTTGTTTCTGGAGAAAAGACTCTGACATGATGAACAACTCTTCAATACCCCCAGCCCAATTAGGCCTTAGCCCCTCATCTAGCATTCGTCACACACGCTCCCTCAAGAACCTTTCTCCACCACCTTTCTATCAGCATGTAATATGCAATTATTCATTCACTGAACACATTTGGATGAATTGGACAAATAGTAACCCTTATAAGTACcagttacccatatggaatgtgtCCACAGCTAATGAAACCgatgcattatgtttgtttgaAGGTTCACGGAAAATTGTTAGATCTTATAATGCAGAAATGTGCACAGTTAAG gttgcatatcaatgtaaacagacaggccttattacttttaataatgattatataACTGGTACCATTAATTGGAGAAGGGGACGAATGTTAGTCATTATGAACGACACTGTAATTGAGAACCATACACTACCTTATATTTGTACACCTTATTACTGTCCTTTATCCTCTACCATAGAACCAAAAGTCAACAACGACACACACACCTATTCCGTCCACATGTATTAA